A window from Populus trichocarpa isolate Nisqually-1 chromosome 3, P.trichocarpa_v4.1, whole genome shotgun sequence encodes these proteins:
- the LOC7461953 gene encoding 1-phosphatidylinositol-3-phosphate 5-kinase FAB1B isoform X1 produces MESSDKTFSELICLLKSWIPWRSEPASVSRDFWMPDQSCRVCYECDSQFTVFNRRHHCRLCGRVFCAKCTANSVPVPSCDPGAAREEWEKIRVCNYCFGQWQQGLATSDNGIEVPCLDFSTSPSAASFISTRSSGTANSSSITLGSMPYLVKPNQQAQTSSSLSPQVSEMETSSDKQGEVESARSKDPVADIEYRTPDGYAFSMNRSDDDDDEYGAYRSDSETRQFPQVNDYYRQVEFDDMGNDGGSHKGHLDGETIDPKSLSSSPLNHSFGSQNLEGRSQLRKKDEHEMDDECEAPSSMYNGEDGDTEPVDFENNGALWLPPEPEDEEDEREVGLFEDDDDDKDAAGEWGYLRASGSFGSGEFRNRDRSGEERKKVMKNVVDGHFRALVSQLLQVENVPVGDENDKESWLEIITSLSWEAATLLKPDTSKGGGMDPGGYVKVKCIASGRHCESMVVRGVVCKKNIAHRRMTSKIEKPRLLILGGALEYQRVSNHLSSFDTLLQQEMDHLKMAVAKIDAHNPDVLLVENSVSRHAQEYLLAKDISLVLNIKRPLLERIARCTGAQIVPSVDHLSSPKLGYCEKFHVERILEDLGTAGHSGKKLVKTLMYFEGCPKPLGFTILLRGANGDELKKVKHVVQYGVFAAYHLALETSFLADEGATLPELPLNSPITVALPDKPSSIERSISTVPGFTIAANEKPQGLQSSNEPQRSNSAPTASLVPTIISSSVDKVQAADGLSTQSSEFTQCRLNSTEFLSAFPYTVKVVSDSYQTFEDKNKMDSGDSLVAEIAPVNNGLAAIVDQLNFNSFGSSDGVAMNVSQSDFNEIIVTHPHSSEVSSAQQDSRRNLEESEPLKEEFPPSPSDHQSILVSLSSRCVWKGTVCERSHLIRFKYYGNFDKPLGRFLRDHLFDQSYSCRSCEMPSEAHVHCYTHRQGTLTISVKKLPEILLPGEKDGKIWMWHRCLMCPRINRFPPATRRVVMSDAAWGLSFGKFLELSFSNHAAASRVASCGHSLHRDCLRFYGFGKMVACFRYASINVLSVYLPPAKVDFSSENQEWTQKETDEVVNQAELLFSEVLNALSQISEKRCKIEQNNSGMKLPESRRQIAEFESMLQKEKAEFEESLHKVLNKELKNGQSVIDILEINRLRRQLLFQSYMWDNRLVYAASLDNNSFHDGSNSSTSGQEVKPLGPANSDKLIEENVDAKLLKASNQQGGFGSNTNQCDAVGQEIAVCQGPSHGKGGQANPFAAMPARDLSDIKESGGNFFRTLSDGQDPVMANLSDTLDAAWTGENQPGSGTFKDDNSRLSDSAMEESSTTAVGLEGVGLEGHVEDQVGSKVCYSPSPALSTKDPDNMEDSMSWLRMPFLNFYRSFNNNCLTSSEKLDSLREYNPVYISSFRKLKLQDQARLLLPVGVNDTVIPVYDDEPTSLISYALVSQEYHAQLTDEGERVKESGEFSPFSSLSDTMFHSFDETSFDSYRSFGSTDESILSMSGSRGSLILDPLSYTKALHARVSFGDDSPVGKARYSVTCYYAKRFEALRRICCPSELDYIRSLSRCKKWGAQGGKSNVFFAKTLDDRFIIKQVTKTELESFIKFAPAYFKYLSESISSRSPTCLAKILGIYQVTSKLLKGGKETKMDVLVMENLLFRRKVTRLYDLKGSSRSRYNSDSSGSNKVLLDQNLIEAMPTSPIFVGNKAKRLLERAVWNDTSFLASIDVMDYSLLVGVDEEKHELVLGIIDFMRQYTWDKHLETWVKASGILGGPKNASPTVISPKQYKKRFRKAMTTYFLMVPDQWSPPTIILSKSQSDFGEENTQGATSVD; encoded by the exons ATGGAATCTTCTGACAAGACGTTCTCTGAGCTAATTTGCCTTTTGAAATCCTGGATCCCTTGGCGCTCTGAGCCTGCTAGCGTGTCAAGGGATTTTTGGATGCCCGATCAGAGTTGTAGGGTATGCTACGAGTGTGATTCTCAATTTACAGTATTTAATCGCAGACATCATTGTCGACTTTGTGGCCGAGTTTTCTGTGCCAAGTGTACAGCCAACTCAGTTCCTGTTCCATCTTGTGATCCAGGGGCTGCTCGGGAAGAGTGGGAGAAGATTCGGGTGTGTAATTATTGTTTCGGGCAATGGCAGCAAGGTTTAGCTACTTCTGATAATGGAATCGAGGTTCCCTGCCTGGATTTTAGTACTTCACCTTCTGCAGCAAGTTTTATCAGCACTAGATCTAGCGGCACAGCTAACAGTAGTAGCATCACTCTTGGCTCAATGCCATACTTAGTTAAGCCTAATCAGCAAGCTCAGACCAGTTCCAGTCTCAGCCCTCAAGTATCTGAAATGGAGACCAGTTCTGATAAGCAAGGGGAAGTGGAATCAGCTAGGAGCAAAGACCCTGTTGCTGACATAGAGTATAGAACTCCAGATGGATATGCATTTTCTATGAACAG aagtgatgatgatgatgacgagtaTGGTGCATATCGGTCTGATTCTGAAACAAGGCAATTTCCACAAGTCAATGATTACTATCGTCAAGTTGAGTTTGATGACATGGGTAATGATGGTGGATCTCACAAGGGTCATCTTGATGGAGAAACTATTGACCCAAAAAGTTTAAGCAGTTCTCCATTAAACCACAGTTTTGGTTCACAGAATTTGGAAGGAAGGTCACAGCTAAGGAAAAAGGATGAACATGAGATGGATGATGAATGTGAAGCACCTTCCTCTATGTATAATGGAGAAGATGGTGACACTGAACCTGTGGATTTTGAGAACAATGGAGCGCTCTGGCTCCCTCCAGAgccagaagatgaagaagatgagagGGAAGTTGGTTTATTTGAAGATGATGACGACGACAAGGATGCTGCTGGAGAGTGGGGATATTTACGTGCCTCCGGCAGTTTTGGAAGTGGAGAATTTCGCAACAGAGATAGGTCAGGTGAGGAGCGCAAGAAGGTTATGAAGAATGTGGTTGATGGGCATTTTAGGGCTTTGGTATCTCAACTGTTACAGGTTGAGAATGTTCCTGTGGGAGATGAAAATGATAAAGAGAGCTGGTTGGAGATCATCACATCTTTGTCATGGGAGGCTGCTACTTTATTAAAGCCAGATACAAGCAAAGGTGGAGGAATGGACCCTGGTGGATATGTGAAAGTAAAATGCATTGCTTCTGGACGTCACTGTGAGAG TATGGTGGTCAGAGGAGTTGTTTGTAAGAAAAACATTGCTCATCGTCGAATGACTTCAAAAATTGAGAAACCTCGATTATTGATCCTCGGAGGGGCTCTTGAATACCAGCGAGTTTCTAATCACCTGTCAAGTTTTGATACTCTATTACAGCAG GAAATGGACCATTTGAAGATGGCAGTGGCAAAGATAGATGCACACAACCCTGATGTCCTTTTAGTGGAGAATTCAGTATCACGACATGCACAGGAATACCTTCTTGCTAAAGACATATCTCTTGTTCTTAATATCAAGAGGCCACTTTTAGAACGTATAGCCCGCTGTACAGGTGCTCAAATAGTTCCTTCAGTTGATCATCTCTCTTCCCCAAAGTTGGGGTACTGTGAGAAGTTCCATGTGGAGAGAATTTTGGAAGATCTTGGTACTGCTGGGCATAGTGGGAAAAAACTGGTGAAGacattaatgtattttgaaGGCTGCCCAAAGCCATTGGGTTTTACG ATTTTACTTAGAGGCGCCAATGGGGATGAGTTGAAGAAAGTGAAACACGTGGTCCAATATGGTGTTTTTGCAGCATATCACCTGGCTTTGGAGACTTCTTTTCTCGCTGATGAAGGAGCCACTCTACCAGAACTCCCGTTGAACTCTCCAATAACTGTTGCACTTCCAGATAAACCATCAAGCATTGAGAGATCCATATCAACTGTACCTGGATTCACTATTGCTGCCAATGAAAAACCTCAAGGACTGCAATCTAGCAATGAACCACAAAGATCCAATAGCGCCCCTACTGCTAGTCTGGTCCCAACCATAATCAGTTCATCTGTTGACAAAGTACAAGCAGCAGATGGTCTCAGCACTCAATCCTCAGAATTCACCCAATGTCGCCTCAATTCAACTGAATTTCTTTCTGCTTTTCCTTATACGGTGAAAGTTGTATCAGATTCTTACCAAACATTTGaggacaaaaacaaaatggattCTGGAGATTCTCTGGTGGCTGAAATTGCTCCGGTTAATAATGGTTTGGCTGCCATTGTTGatcaacttaattttaacagTTTTGGGTCTTCAGATGGTGTTGCAATGAACGTTTCCCAGAGTGATTTCAATGAAATAATCGTAACTCATCCACACAGTTCAGAGGTATCATCTGCACAACAAGATTCTAGAAGGAACCTTGAAGAGTCAGAACCTTTAAAAGAAGAGTTTCCTCCCTCTCCTTCTGATCATCAGAGCATTTTGGTTTCCTTGTCTTCCCGGTGTGTATGGAAGGGGACTGTCTGTGAGAGGTCCCATCTCATCCGTTTCAAATACTATGGGAACTTTGACAAACCTTTGGGTCGGTTTTTGCGGGACCATTTATTTGACCAG AGTTACAGCTGCCGTTCTTGTGAGATGCCATCAGAAGCACATGTTCATTGTTATACTCACAGGCAAGGAACCCTCACTATATCTGTTAAGAAGCTACCGGAAATACTCTTACCAGGTGAAAAGGATGGAAAAATCTGGATGTGGCACAGATGCCTGATGTGTCCGCGGATCAATCGTTTTCCTCCGGCTACTCGTAGAGTAGTAATGTCAGATGCTGCCTGGGGTTTATCTTTTGGGAAATTTTTGGAGCTTAGTTTTTCAAATCATGCAGCTGCAAGCAGGGTGGCAAGCTGTGGTCATTCTCTCCATAGGGATTGTCTTCGTTTCTATGG TTTCGGGAAAATGGTTGCTTGCTTTCGATATGCATCGATTAATGTTCTCTCTGTGTACCTTCCACCCGCGAAAGTTGATTTCAGCTCTGAGAATCAAGAGTGGACGCAGAAAGAAACAGATGAG GTGGTCAATCAGGCAGAGCTTCTTTTTTCTGAAGTGCTCAATGCTCTTAGTCAAATATCAGAGAAACGATGTAAGATTGAGCAAAATAACAGTGGCATGAAACTCCCTGAATCAAGACGCCAAATTGCAGAATTTGAATCGATGTTGCAAAAGGAGAAGGCGGAATTTGAG GAGTCGCTCCACAAAGTCTTGAACAAGGAATTGAAAAATGGGCAATCTGTTATTGACATTCTTGAGATCAACAGACTGCGGAGACAGTTACTATTCCAGTCTTACATGTGGGACAACCGCCTGGTCTATGCAGCCAGTTTAGATAACAACAGCTTCCATGATGGTTCAAACAGCTCAACTTCAGGACAGGAGGTGAAACCACTAGGGCCAGCTAATAGTGATAAGCTCATTGAGGAAAATGTTGATGCCAAGCTGCTTAAAGCCTCTAACCAGCAAGGAGGCTTTGGTAGCAACACAAACCAATGTGATGCAGTTGGTCAAGAAATAGCTGTTTGTCAAGGTCCCAGTCATGGAAAAGGAGGCCAAGCTAATCCTTTTGCTGCTATGCCTGCCCGTGATCTATCTGACATTAAGGAATCTGGTGGAAATTTTTTTAGGACCCTTTCTGATGGACAGGATCCTGTCATGGCAAATCTATCAGATACCCTTGATGCTGCATGGACAGGTGAGAATCAACCTGGAAGTGGGACATTTAAGGATGATAATAGTAGGCTTTCTGATTCAGCTATGGAAGAGTCTTCAACCACAGCTGTAGGGTTGGAGGGGGTAGGTTTGGAGGGCCATGTCGAAGACCAAGTTGGATCCAAAGTGTGCTATTCTCCTTCACCTGCATTGTCTACCAAGGACCCTGATAACATGGAAGATTCTATGAGCTGGCTAAGAATGCCCTTCTTGAATTTCTATCGTTCGTTCAACAATAATTGTTTAACAAGCTCTGAGAAGCTTGATAGTCTGAGGGAGTATAACCCTGTCTATATTTCATCCTTTAGGAAGTTAAAACTCCAAGATCAGGCTAGGCTGCTTCTGCCTGTGGGTGTGAATGACACGGTCATTCCTGTATACGACGATGAACCCACAAGTCTTATATCTTATGCTTTAGTATCGCAAGAATATCATGCCCAGCTAACTGATGAGGGGGAAAGAGTAAAAGAATCTGGAGAATTCAGTCCATTCTCAAGTTTATCTGATACGATGTTCCACTCTTTCGATGAAACAAGTTTTGATTCTTATAGAAGTTTTGGATCTACAGATGAGAGCATCTTATCCATGTCTGGATCACGTGGCTCTTTGATTTTGGACCCACTCTCCTACACAAAGGCTTTGCATGCCAGAGTTTCTTTTGGAGATGACAGCCCAGTTGGTAAGGCAAGATATTCCGTGACATGCTACTATGCAAAACGGTTTGAAGCCTTAAGGAGGATATGTTGTCCATCTGAACTTGATTATATAAGGTCTCTTAGTCGTTGTAAGAAGTGGGGAGCTCAAGGTGGCAAGAGCAATGTCTTCTTTGCAAAAACCTTGGATGATCGCTTTATCATCAAACAAGTCACAAAAACAGAATTGGAGTCGTTTATAAAATTTGCTCCTGCTTACTTCAAGTATCTCTCTGAGTCAATTAGCTCAAGAAGTCCAACATGCCTGGCAAAGATTTTGGGAATTTATCAG gtTACATCGAAGCTTCTGAAAGGTGGGAAAGAAACGAAGATGGATGTTCTAGTTATGGAAAACCTTCTATTTAGGAGGAAAGTGACCCGCCTTTATGATCTTAAAGGATCTTCCCGGTCACGGTATAATTCGGATTCTAGTGGGAGCAACAAGGTTCTGCTGGATCAGAACTTGATTGAAGCAATGCCGACCTCTCCCATTTTTGTGGGAAACAAGGCAAAGCGGCTGCTGGAAAGAGCTGTCTGGAATGACACTTCTTTTCTTGCA TCGATTGATGTAATGGATTACTCATTATTGGTTGGGGTGGATGAAGAGAAGCACGAGTTAGTACTTGGGATAATTGATTTCATGAGGCAGTATACATGGGACAAGCATTTGGAAACATGGGTCAAGGCTTCAGGCATACTTGGCGGTCCAAAGAATGCTTCACCAACTGTTATTTCTCCGAAGCAATATAAGAAGAGGTTCAGGAAAGCGATGACGACCTATTTTCTGATGGTCCCAGATCAATGGTCCCCTCCCACTATCATTCTAAGTAAATCCCAATCTGATTTTGGCGAAGAGAACACACAAGGTGCGACTTCAGTTGACTGA
- the LOC7461953 gene encoding 1-phosphatidylinositol-3-phosphate 5-kinase FAB1B isoform X2 produces the protein MESSDKTFSELICLLKSWIPWRSEPASVSRDFWMPDQSCRVCYECDSQFTVFNRRHHCRLCGRVFCAKCTANSVPVPSCDPGAAREEWEKIRVCNYCFGQWQQGLATSDNGIEVPCLDFSTSPSAASFISTRSSGTANSSSITLGSMPYLVKPNQQAQTSSSLSPQVSEMETSSDKQGEVESARSKDPVADIEYRTPDGYAFSMNSDDDDDEYGAYRSDSETRQFPQVNDYYRQVEFDDMGNDGGSHKGHLDGETIDPKSLSSSPLNHSFGSQNLEGRSQLRKKDEHEMDDECEAPSSMYNGEDGDTEPVDFENNGALWLPPEPEDEEDEREVGLFEDDDDDKDAAGEWGYLRASGSFGSGEFRNRDRSGEERKKVMKNVVDGHFRALVSQLLQVENVPVGDENDKESWLEIITSLSWEAATLLKPDTSKGGGMDPGGYVKVKCIASGRHCESMVVRGVVCKKNIAHRRMTSKIEKPRLLILGGALEYQRVSNHLSSFDTLLQQEMDHLKMAVAKIDAHNPDVLLVENSVSRHAQEYLLAKDISLVLNIKRPLLERIARCTGAQIVPSVDHLSSPKLGYCEKFHVERILEDLGTAGHSGKKLVKTLMYFEGCPKPLGFTILLRGANGDELKKVKHVVQYGVFAAYHLALETSFLADEGATLPELPLNSPITVALPDKPSSIERSISTVPGFTIAANEKPQGLQSSNEPQRSNSAPTASLVPTIISSSVDKVQAADGLSTQSSEFTQCRLNSTEFLSAFPYTVKVVSDSYQTFEDKNKMDSGDSLVAEIAPVNNGLAAIVDQLNFNSFGSSDGVAMNVSQSDFNEIIVTHPHSSEVSSAQQDSRRNLEESEPLKEEFPPSPSDHQSILVSLSSRCVWKGTVCERSHLIRFKYYGNFDKPLGRFLRDHLFDQSYSCRSCEMPSEAHVHCYTHRQGTLTISVKKLPEILLPGEKDGKIWMWHRCLMCPRINRFPPATRRVVMSDAAWGLSFGKFLELSFSNHAAASRVASCGHSLHRDCLRFYGFGKMVACFRYASINVLSVYLPPAKVDFSSENQEWTQKETDEVVNQAELLFSEVLNALSQISEKRCKIEQNNSGMKLPESRRQIAEFESMLQKEKAEFEESLHKVLNKELKNGQSVIDILEINRLRRQLLFQSYMWDNRLVYAASLDNNSFHDGSNSSTSGQEVKPLGPANSDKLIEENVDAKLLKASNQQGGFGSNTNQCDAVGQEIAVCQGPSHGKGGQANPFAAMPARDLSDIKESGGNFFRTLSDGQDPVMANLSDTLDAAWTGENQPGSGTFKDDNSRLSDSAMEESSTTAVGLEGVGLEGHVEDQVGSKVCYSPSPALSTKDPDNMEDSMSWLRMPFLNFYRSFNNNCLTSSEKLDSLREYNPVYISSFRKLKLQDQARLLLPVGVNDTVIPVYDDEPTSLISYALVSQEYHAQLTDEGERVKESGEFSPFSSLSDTMFHSFDETSFDSYRSFGSTDESILSMSGSRGSLILDPLSYTKALHARVSFGDDSPVGKARYSVTCYYAKRFEALRRICCPSELDYIRSLSRCKKWGAQGGKSNVFFAKTLDDRFIIKQVTKTELESFIKFAPAYFKYLSESISSRSPTCLAKILGIYQVTSKLLKGGKETKMDVLVMENLLFRRKVTRLYDLKGSSRSRYNSDSSGSNKVLLDQNLIEAMPTSPIFVGNKAKRLLERAVWNDTSFLASIDVMDYSLLVGVDEEKHELVLGIIDFMRQYTWDKHLETWVKASGILGGPKNASPTVISPKQYKKRFRKAMTTYFLMVPDQWSPPTIILSKSQSDFGEENTQGATSVD, from the exons ATGGAATCTTCTGACAAGACGTTCTCTGAGCTAATTTGCCTTTTGAAATCCTGGATCCCTTGGCGCTCTGAGCCTGCTAGCGTGTCAAGGGATTTTTGGATGCCCGATCAGAGTTGTAGGGTATGCTACGAGTGTGATTCTCAATTTACAGTATTTAATCGCAGACATCATTGTCGACTTTGTGGCCGAGTTTTCTGTGCCAAGTGTACAGCCAACTCAGTTCCTGTTCCATCTTGTGATCCAGGGGCTGCTCGGGAAGAGTGGGAGAAGATTCGGGTGTGTAATTATTGTTTCGGGCAATGGCAGCAAGGTTTAGCTACTTCTGATAATGGAATCGAGGTTCCCTGCCTGGATTTTAGTACTTCACCTTCTGCAGCAAGTTTTATCAGCACTAGATCTAGCGGCACAGCTAACAGTAGTAGCATCACTCTTGGCTCAATGCCATACTTAGTTAAGCCTAATCAGCAAGCTCAGACCAGTTCCAGTCTCAGCCCTCAAGTATCTGAAATGGAGACCAGTTCTGATAAGCAAGGGGAAGTGGAATCAGCTAGGAGCAAAGACCCTGTTGCTGACATAGAGTATAGAACTCCAGATGGATATGCATTTTCTATGAACAG tgatgatgatgatgacgagtaTGGTGCATATCGGTCTGATTCTGAAACAAGGCAATTTCCACAAGTCAATGATTACTATCGTCAAGTTGAGTTTGATGACATGGGTAATGATGGTGGATCTCACAAGGGTCATCTTGATGGAGAAACTATTGACCCAAAAAGTTTAAGCAGTTCTCCATTAAACCACAGTTTTGGTTCACAGAATTTGGAAGGAAGGTCACAGCTAAGGAAAAAGGATGAACATGAGATGGATGATGAATGTGAAGCACCTTCCTCTATGTATAATGGAGAAGATGGTGACACTGAACCTGTGGATTTTGAGAACAATGGAGCGCTCTGGCTCCCTCCAGAgccagaagatgaagaagatgagagGGAAGTTGGTTTATTTGAAGATGATGACGACGACAAGGATGCTGCTGGAGAGTGGGGATATTTACGTGCCTCCGGCAGTTTTGGAAGTGGAGAATTTCGCAACAGAGATAGGTCAGGTGAGGAGCGCAAGAAGGTTATGAAGAATGTGGTTGATGGGCATTTTAGGGCTTTGGTATCTCAACTGTTACAGGTTGAGAATGTTCCTGTGGGAGATGAAAATGATAAAGAGAGCTGGTTGGAGATCATCACATCTTTGTCATGGGAGGCTGCTACTTTATTAAAGCCAGATACAAGCAAAGGTGGAGGAATGGACCCTGGTGGATATGTGAAAGTAAAATGCATTGCTTCTGGACGTCACTGTGAGAG TATGGTGGTCAGAGGAGTTGTTTGTAAGAAAAACATTGCTCATCGTCGAATGACTTCAAAAATTGAGAAACCTCGATTATTGATCCTCGGAGGGGCTCTTGAATACCAGCGAGTTTCTAATCACCTGTCAAGTTTTGATACTCTATTACAGCAG GAAATGGACCATTTGAAGATGGCAGTGGCAAAGATAGATGCACACAACCCTGATGTCCTTTTAGTGGAGAATTCAGTATCACGACATGCACAGGAATACCTTCTTGCTAAAGACATATCTCTTGTTCTTAATATCAAGAGGCCACTTTTAGAACGTATAGCCCGCTGTACAGGTGCTCAAATAGTTCCTTCAGTTGATCATCTCTCTTCCCCAAAGTTGGGGTACTGTGAGAAGTTCCATGTGGAGAGAATTTTGGAAGATCTTGGTACTGCTGGGCATAGTGGGAAAAAACTGGTGAAGacattaatgtattttgaaGGCTGCCCAAAGCCATTGGGTTTTACG ATTTTACTTAGAGGCGCCAATGGGGATGAGTTGAAGAAAGTGAAACACGTGGTCCAATATGGTGTTTTTGCAGCATATCACCTGGCTTTGGAGACTTCTTTTCTCGCTGATGAAGGAGCCACTCTACCAGAACTCCCGTTGAACTCTCCAATAACTGTTGCACTTCCAGATAAACCATCAAGCATTGAGAGATCCATATCAACTGTACCTGGATTCACTATTGCTGCCAATGAAAAACCTCAAGGACTGCAATCTAGCAATGAACCACAAAGATCCAATAGCGCCCCTACTGCTAGTCTGGTCCCAACCATAATCAGTTCATCTGTTGACAAAGTACAAGCAGCAGATGGTCTCAGCACTCAATCCTCAGAATTCACCCAATGTCGCCTCAATTCAACTGAATTTCTTTCTGCTTTTCCTTATACGGTGAAAGTTGTATCAGATTCTTACCAAACATTTGaggacaaaaacaaaatggattCTGGAGATTCTCTGGTGGCTGAAATTGCTCCGGTTAATAATGGTTTGGCTGCCATTGTTGatcaacttaattttaacagTTTTGGGTCTTCAGATGGTGTTGCAATGAACGTTTCCCAGAGTGATTTCAATGAAATAATCGTAACTCATCCACACAGTTCAGAGGTATCATCTGCACAACAAGATTCTAGAAGGAACCTTGAAGAGTCAGAACCTTTAAAAGAAGAGTTTCCTCCCTCTCCTTCTGATCATCAGAGCATTTTGGTTTCCTTGTCTTCCCGGTGTGTATGGAAGGGGACTGTCTGTGAGAGGTCCCATCTCATCCGTTTCAAATACTATGGGAACTTTGACAAACCTTTGGGTCGGTTTTTGCGGGACCATTTATTTGACCAG AGTTACAGCTGCCGTTCTTGTGAGATGCCATCAGAAGCACATGTTCATTGTTATACTCACAGGCAAGGAACCCTCACTATATCTGTTAAGAAGCTACCGGAAATACTCTTACCAGGTGAAAAGGATGGAAAAATCTGGATGTGGCACAGATGCCTGATGTGTCCGCGGATCAATCGTTTTCCTCCGGCTACTCGTAGAGTAGTAATGTCAGATGCTGCCTGGGGTTTATCTTTTGGGAAATTTTTGGAGCTTAGTTTTTCAAATCATGCAGCTGCAAGCAGGGTGGCAAGCTGTGGTCATTCTCTCCATAGGGATTGTCTTCGTTTCTATGG TTTCGGGAAAATGGTTGCTTGCTTTCGATATGCATCGATTAATGTTCTCTCTGTGTACCTTCCACCCGCGAAAGTTGATTTCAGCTCTGAGAATCAAGAGTGGACGCAGAAAGAAACAGATGAG GTGGTCAATCAGGCAGAGCTTCTTTTTTCTGAAGTGCTCAATGCTCTTAGTCAAATATCAGAGAAACGATGTAAGATTGAGCAAAATAACAGTGGCATGAAACTCCCTGAATCAAGACGCCAAATTGCAGAATTTGAATCGATGTTGCAAAAGGAGAAGGCGGAATTTGAG GAGTCGCTCCACAAAGTCTTGAACAAGGAATTGAAAAATGGGCAATCTGTTATTGACATTCTTGAGATCAACAGACTGCGGAGACAGTTACTATTCCAGTCTTACATGTGGGACAACCGCCTGGTCTATGCAGCCAGTTTAGATAACAACAGCTTCCATGATGGTTCAAACAGCTCAACTTCAGGACAGGAGGTGAAACCACTAGGGCCAGCTAATAGTGATAAGCTCATTGAGGAAAATGTTGATGCCAAGCTGCTTAAAGCCTCTAACCAGCAAGGAGGCTTTGGTAGCAACACAAACCAATGTGATGCAGTTGGTCAAGAAATAGCTGTTTGTCAAGGTCCCAGTCATGGAAAAGGAGGCCAAGCTAATCCTTTTGCTGCTATGCCTGCCCGTGATCTATCTGACATTAAGGAATCTGGTGGAAATTTTTTTAGGACCCTTTCTGATGGACAGGATCCTGTCATGGCAAATCTATCAGATACCCTTGATGCTGCATGGACAGGTGAGAATCAACCTGGAAGTGGGACATTTAAGGATGATAATAGTAGGCTTTCTGATTCAGCTATGGAAGAGTCTTCAACCACAGCTGTAGGGTTGGAGGGGGTAGGTTTGGAGGGCCATGTCGAAGACCAAGTTGGATCCAAAGTGTGCTATTCTCCTTCACCTGCATTGTCTACCAAGGACCCTGATAACATGGAAGATTCTATGAGCTGGCTAAGAATGCCCTTCTTGAATTTCTATCGTTCGTTCAACAATAATTGTTTAACAAGCTCTGAGAAGCTTGATAGTCTGAGGGAGTATAACCCTGTCTATATTTCATCCTTTAGGAAGTTAAAACTCCAAGATCAGGCTAGGCTGCTTCTGCCTGTGGGTGTGAATGACACGGTCATTCCTGTATACGACGATGAACCCACAAGTCTTATATCTTATGCTTTAGTATCGCAAGAATATCATGCCCAGCTAACTGATGAGGGGGAAAGAGTAAAAGAATCTGGAGAATTCAGTCCATTCTCAAGTTTATCTGATACGATGTTCCACTCTTTCGATGAAACAAGTTTTGATTCTTATAGAAGTTTTGGATCTACAGATGAGAGCATCTTATCCATGTCTGGATCACGTGGCTCTTTGATTTTGGACCCACTCTCCTACACAAAGGCTTTGCATGCCAGAGTTTCTTTTGGAGATGACAGCCCAGTTGGTAAGGCAAGATATTCCGTGACATGCTACTATGCAAAACGGTTTGAAGCCTTAAGGAGGATATGTTGTCCATCTGAACTTGATTATATAAGGTCTCTTAGTCGTTGTAAGAAGTGGGGAGCTCAAGGTGGCAAGAGCAATGTCTTCTTTGCAAAAACCTTGGATGATCGCTTTATCATCAAACAAGTCACAAAAACAGAATTGGAGTCGTTTATAAAATTTGCTCCTGCTTACTTCAAGTATCTCTCTGAGTCAATTAGCTCAAGAAGTCCAACATGCCTGGCAAAGATTTTGGGAATTTATCAG gtTACATCGAAGCTTCTGAAAGGTGGGAAAGAAACGAAGATGGATGTTCTAGTTATGGAAAACCTTCTATTTAGGAGGAAAGTGACCCGCCTTTATGATCTTAAAGGATCTTCCCGGTCACGGTATAATTCGGATTCTAGTGGGAGCAACAAGGTTCTGCTGGATCAGAACTTGATTGAAGCAATGCCGACCTCTCCCATTTTTGTGGGAAACAAGGCAAAGCGGCTGCTGGAAAGAGCTGTCTGGAATGACACTTCTTTTCTTGCA TCGATTGATGTAATGGATTACTCATTATTGGTTGGGGTGGATGAAGAGAAGCACGAGTTAGTACTTGGGATAATTGATTTCATGAGGCAGTATACATGGGACAAGCATTTGGAAACATGGGTCAAGGCTTCAGGCATACTTGGCGGTCCAAAGAATGCTTCACCAACTGTTATTTCTCCGAAGCAATATAAGAAGAGGTTCAGGAAAGCGATGACGACCTATTTTCTGATGGTCCCAGATCAATGGTCCCCTCCCACTATCATTCTAAGTAAATCCCAATCTGATTTTGGCGAAGAGAACACACAAGGTGCGACTTCAGTTGACTGA